Within the Verrucomicrobia bacterium CG1_02_43_26 genome, the region CCTGCCTTGCATAACCATAAAAAGGCATAACAGCGGTTATGCGATCGGCTGAAGCTCTTCTAGCGGCATCAATCATGATCAAAAGCTCCATGATGTTATGGTTGGCCGGCTTTGACGTGGACTGGATAATAAAGATATCAGAACCCCTTATATTTTCATCATATTTCACAAACGTTTCACCATCTGGAAAACAGGTGATGGGGGCGATTCCCAAAGGTATGCCCACGAATTCCGCCACCTCCTTGGCGAGCTCGAGGTTAGAAGTGCCGGAAAAAATTTTTAGGGAGCCCATTTTATGAGTTATTTAAGTGTGAGGTATCTTGGTTAAAAGAAGCGAATTGCTCTTCCAAATTAGTTAACCTTTTATAGAACTCAGGCAAACGTTTTTTATAGATTTCGACCTTTTGCGCTTGCTGGTAAGGATAAGCAGGTGAGCCGCGCACGTAGCTTTTGGGCTCTAAATTGTGGTTGATGCCGCTTTGGGCACCGATCATACAGGCCTTGCCGATTTTAAGGTGGCCAGCAATACCGGCTTGGCCGCCGATAACAACGTGATCGTCTATAATAGTGCTGCCTGAGATACCCACTTGGGCAACGATCAGGCAATGTTTACCTATAATAACATTGTGGGCGATTTGTACCAAGTTATCAATTTTTGTGCCCTCGCCGATACGTGTTTCACTGAAACGAGCTCTGTCAATGGTAGTGCCGGCACCGATGTCCACGTGGTCCTCAAGAACGACTCTACCGACTTGGGGTTCCTTATAATGTTTACCCTCTACGGTAGAATAGCCATAGCCTTGGGAGCCGATGACGGCGTTTGCGTTAATATAGCAATCTTTGCCCACCTCGCAGTAATCGTGTATGCTGACGTTTGCGGCG harbors:
- a CDS encoding UDP-3-O-(3-hydroxymyristoyl)glucosamine N-acyltransferase; translation: MRLNYSLNDIITIIGDCTPEGSTGETIRAIASLKTAKPGDLSFLGNAKYKADVPSSNASIILVNKNYAGTPKENQVLLHVEDPSYALLKISHEIEKEFYPYPEPGTHPTAFVDPSANVSDSAYIGPFCVIQPNAQIGKHAILEAHVFIGSKVSIGDDTHIAANVSIHDYCEVGKDCYINANAVIGSQGYGYSTVEGKHYKEPQVGRVVLEDHVDIGAGTTIDRARFSETRIGEGTKIDNLVQIAHNVIIGKHCLIVAQVGISGSTIIDDHVVIGGQAGIAGHLKIGKACMIGAQSGINHNLEPKSYVRGSPAYPYQQAQKVEIYKKRLPEFYKRLTNLEEQFASFNQDTSHLNNS